CACCAGGCCGGGCTCATCGCCATGCGCCAGGCCGCCGCGGGGCGCCAACGGGGCCAGCGTGGCGGTGCGGCATGGCGGGGCTGGGCCTCGTGCACGGTGCTCTCCTGTGGTCTCGGGCCGGGTCAGATTGGGCGCGCTAGTGTACCATGGGCGGCCCACTCCACGGCCTAGGAGCCTGTCGGACTGCGCATGAATGCACCCCTGACCATCCTCGGCAGCGGCATGGCCGGACTGGGCCTGGCTCGCCAGCTACGTGCCCGCCAGCCCGGCCGGCCGATCACCCTGATCACCGCCGACGGCGGCGACGAGTATGCCAAGCCGCTGCTCTCCACCGGCTTCGCCAAGCGCCTGGCACCGGGTGCGCTGGCCACGCGCTCGGCGCTGGCCGTGGCCGACGAACTGCAGCTGGTGGTACGCACCTATACCCGGGTCGAGGCGCTCGATCCGGCCGCGCGCGAGCTGCACATCGGGGCCGAACGGCTGGCCTACAGTGAGCTGGTGATCGCCACCGGCGCCGCGCCGCAGCCACCCTTCGCGATCGATGCGGCGCTCAGGCACCGGCGGGTGTTCACGATCAACGACCTCGACGACTATCGCGCCTTTCATGCCGCGCTCACCGCACTCGAGCGGCCGGCACGGGTCGCCATCGTCGGCGCGGGCCTGGTGGGTTGCGAGTACGCCAACGATCTGGCCGCCGGCGGACACGGCGTGGCGCTGGTGGCCCCGGAAAGCGCACCGCTGGCGCGCCTGCTGCCCGAGCCGCTGGGCCGGGCGCTGGCCGGGGAGCTGGCCGCTGCCGGCATCGATCTGCACCTGGGGCGCAGCGTGACCGCGCTCGCCCACGACGGCAGCGACCTGCGCCTGGCGCTGGACGACGGCCACGGTCTGGACGCCGATCTGGTGCTGGTCGCCACCGGCCTGGCGCCGCGCCGCGAGCTGGCGCACGCGGCCGGACTCGAGACCAGCGCGGCGGGCATCCATACCGACCGTCAGCTGCGCACCTCGGCGCCGGGGATCTACGCGCTGGGCGACGTGGCCTGCGTCGACGGGATCAATGCGATGTACGTGCAGCCGCTGCAGGCCAGCGTCAAGGCGCTGGCGGCGACGCTGGCCGGCACCCCGAGCGCGGTGCGCTACGGGCCATGGCCGGTGATCGTCAAGACGCCGTGCTGCCCGGTGGTCGCGCTGCCCCCGCGCACAGCCCCCGCGCGCTGGCGGATCGAGGGCCAAGGCAGCGATTTGACCGCGCTTGCCGAGGACGAAAACGAGCGTTTAATGGGCTTTGCGTTGACAGGCGCCTGCGTGCGGCGGAAAGTCGAACTGGCGCGGGCCGCACCGGCATTGCTAATCTAGTGGCGTCATATCGCCCGCCGGCCTGCCGGCCGCGGTTACATCGCACACACCCACGACATGAAAAACAACAAGCGGCGGTAGCGACCGCTGTCTTATCAGCCAAATCAGGAGGGCTTTATGCGCAAGCCAGAACTCGCGGCGGCGATCGCCGAGCGTGCCGATCTTTCCAAGGACAAGGCCAGTCAGGTACTCAACGTCATCCTCGACGAGATCACCGGTACCGTGGCCAAGGGCCAGGACGTGTCATTGATCGGCTTCGGCTCCTTCACCGTGCGCGAGCGGGCGGCCCGTACCGGCAAGAACCCGCAGACCGGCGAGTCGCTGACCATCCCGGCCAGCAAGACCGTCGCCTTCAAGGCCGGCAAGGCCCTCAAGGACGCCGTCTCCAAGTAGACGGCGTGTTGCGGAGAACCCGCTGACCCGGGTTTCTCCGCCAGGCCGGCTGCCCGGCAGCCGGCACGCGCTCTGCGCTCATCGTCAATTCTGGATGCTTCATGAAGCTGCGAATGCTGCTGTGGCTACTCGGCTGGATGCTCAAGCGCGCGCGTCGCCGTCAGGGGCGCTTTGGCGAGCTGCTGCGCGACAACGGCCGCCTCGACTGGGGCATCGCCACCGAGGACCTGCGCATCGCCCGGCACTATCGAATGACCGCCGAAGCTATCGACAGCGCACCCGGGCTGCCGGTGGATCTCGATCTGGAACTGCGCTTTCGCGACGCCGACAGCGCCCTGGCCATTCTCAAGAAACCCACCCAGCGGGCCTTTCTCGACGGCATGATCGACGGCCGGGTCCGGCTGGTCGGCGACTCCCGCGATCTGCAACGTCTGCAGAAGCTGCTCGGCCAGCTGCGCTGAGCGAGCGATTATCCGCACGACTCGAACGGTGATTGACGTTAAACTAAAGTCGTAGTTTGGAGAAGCCAGCCCTTCCCGCAACAGGACACGATTTCCGCTTATGTTGCCCCGCCTGCTCGATCAGCCGCTCAGACGCCTGTGGACCCTGGATACCTTCGCCTACAGCCTGCGGGTGTTCATTGCGCTGGTCGGGGCGCTGCTGGTCTGCTGGCAGCTCGGCGACATGGCCAAGCTGATCCCGCTGTTTCTGGGCATCATCGCCAGTGCGCTGGCCGAGACCGACGACAGCTGGCAGGGCCGACTCAAGGCGCTGGGCGCGACTCTCGCCTGCTTCAGCATCGCCGCGCTGTCGGTGGAAATGCTGTTCGGCTACCCCTGGGCGTTCGCCGTGGGCCTGGCGCTGTCGACGTTCGCCATGACCATGCTCGGTGCGGTGGGCCAGCGCTACGCCACCATTGCCTACGCCACGCTGATCCTGGCGATCTATACCATGATCGATCTTGAGCGTCATGACAGCGTGGCGCTCGGCGAGCTGTGGCGCGAGCCGTTGCTGCTGGTGATCGGTGCGGCCTGGTACGGCGTGATCTCGGTGGTCTGGTGCGCGCTGTTCTCGCGCCAGCCGCTCAAGCTGAGCATGGCGCTGGTGTTTCGCGAGCTGGGCGAGTACCTGCGCCTCAAGGCGCTGTTGTTCGAACCGCTGCGCGGACTCGACATCGAGGCCCGCCGGCTGGCGCTGGCCGAGCAGAACGGCCGGGTGGTCAATGCCCTGAACCAGGCCAAGGAGATGATCTTCCGGCGCCTCGAGGGCCAGCGCAGCGCGCACAAGCTCAATCGCTACCTGCGGCTGTACTTCATCGCCCAGGACATCCACGAGCGCGCCAGCTCCTCGCACTACCCCTACGGTGAGCTGGCCGAGGCGTTCTTTCATCACGATGTGCTGTTTCGCTGCCAGCGGCTGCTCGACCAGCAGGGCCGGGGCTGCCGCTCGCTGGCCCGGGCGCTGCTGATGCGCCGGCCGTTCGAGCATGGTCAGAGCGAACAGGCGCTGCGCGATCTGAGCGCCTCGCTCGACTACCTGCATGCCCAGCGGCGCCCCGAATGGCGCGGACTGCTGCACTCGCTGGACGCGCTGGCCGACAACCTGGCCACCCTCGAGCACCAGCTGAGCGGGGCGCAGAACCCCGACGCCCGCGACGAGCATCCAGACAGCAGCCTGTACGACCGCTCGCCGCGCGGGCTGCGCGACGTGCGCGACCGCCTCCTGTCGCACCTTACCCCGGCCTCGCCGATCTTCCGTCATGCCCTGCGGTTGTCGGTGACGCTGATGGTCGGTTACGGCGTGCTGCACCTGGTGCATCCCGCCCAGGGCTACTGGATCCTGCTCACCAGCCTGTTCGTGTGCCGGCCCAATTTTGGCGCTACGCGGCGTTTCTTGTGGCAGCGCATCGTCGGCACGGTGGTCGGGCTGGTCGCCGGCTGGGCGCTGATCTCGCTGTTTCCCGGCCAACTGATCCAGTTGTCGATCGCGGTACTCGCCGGGGTGGTGTTCTTCGCCAGCCGGACGCGGCACTACATCGTCGCCACCGCCGCCATCACGCTGCTGGTGCTGTGCAGCTTCAATCAGGTGGGCGACGGCTTCGGGCTGATCTGGCCACGGCTGTTCGATACCCTGGTCGGGGCACTGATCGCCGGCCTGGCGGTGATGCTGATCCTGCCCGACTGGCAGGGCCGGCGGCTGCATCGCCAGGGTGCCGAGACGCTCATCGCCAGCGTGCGCTACCTGCGCGAGATCGTCAGCCAGTACATCGGCGGCAAGCAGGACGATCTCGACTACCGGCTGGCGCGGCGCAACGCCCACAACGCCGACGCCGCGCTGTCCACACTGCTCGCCAACGTGCGCCTGGAGCCCGGGCATTTCCGCAAGGACGCCGAGGTCGGCTTTCGCTTCCTTGGCCATTCGCACACCCTGCTCAGCTATCTTTCGGCGCTCGGCGCGCATCGCGGCGAGACCCGCGCGCTGGCCGACGACGCCACGCTGCGCCAGGCCGCCGAGGCGATCGGCGACGATCTCGAGGCGATCGCCGGGCGGCTGCGCGAACGCGGCACGATGCCGGCGCTGGATGATGCCGAAGCGCGCGGCCTGGCGCTGCAGGCCCAGGCGATGGAGGAAAGCAGCGAGGAGCGCCGCTTGCTGCAGACTCAGCTGTCATTGATCAGCCGTCAACTGGTGGCGCTGCGCGATGCGGCGGCGCGGCTGGCGGCCCAGGAGGGCTGAGCGAGACGTAGTAAGGGCGCGTCTCACACCTGGCCGTAGCGGCCCGCTTCCTCGCCCAGCCAGCGGCGGATCAGCGGCGCGCTGGCATCCGGCGCTTCCTCGAGCAGCGCCCGGGCCAGCGGGCTGACGCGCTCGAGCAGATCGCGGTCGCGCTCCAGATCGGCGATCTTCATCTGCGCCAGGCCGGTCTGGCGGGTGCCCAGCACTTCGCCGGGGCCGCGCAGCTCGAGA
The genomic region above belongs to Halomonas zincidurans B6 and contains:
- a CDS encoding FAD-dependent oxidoreductase; translated protein: MNAPLTILGSGMAGLGLARQLRARQPGRPITLITADGGDEYAKPLLSTGFAKRLAPGALATRSALAVADELQLVVRTYTRVEALDPAARELHIGAERLAYSELVIATGAAPQPPFAIDAALRHRRVFTINDLDDYRAFHAALTALERPARVAIVGAGLVGCEYANDLAAGGHGVALVAPESAPLARLLPEPLGRALAGELAAAGIDLHLGRSVTALAHDGSDLRLALDDGHGLDADLVLVATGLAPRRELAHAAGLETSAAGIHTDRQLRTSAPGIYALGDVACVDGINAMYVQPLQASVKALAATLAGTPSAVRYGPWPVIVKTPCCPVVALPPRTAPARWRIEGQGSDLTALAEDENERLMGFALTGACVRRKVELARAAPALLI
- a CDS encoding HU family DNA-binding protein; the protein is MRKPELAAAIAERADLSKDKASQVLNVILDEITGTVAKGQDVSLIGFGSFTVRERAARTGKNPQTGESLTIPASKTVAFKAGKALKDAVSK
- the yccS gene encoding YccS family putative transporter codes for the protein MLPRLLDQPLRRLWTLDTFAYSLRVFIALVGALLVCWQLGDMAKLIPLFLGIIASALAETDDSWQGRLKALGATLACFSIAALSVEMLFGYPWAFAVGLALSTFAMTMLGAVGQRYATIAYATLILAIYTMIDLERHDSVALGELWREPLLLVIGAAWYGVISVVWCALFSRQPLKLSMALVFRELGEYLRLKALLFEPLRGLDIEARRLALAEQNGRVVNALNQAKEMIFRRLEGQRSAHKLNRYLRLYFIAQDIHERASSSHYPYGELAEAFFHHDVLFRCQRLLDQQGRGCRSLARALLMRRPFEHGQSEQALRDLSASLDYLHAQRRPEWRGLLHSLDALADNLATLEHQLSGAQNPDARDEHPDSSLYDRSPRGLRDVRDRLLSHLTPASPIFRHALRLSVTLMVGYGVLHLVHPAQGYWILLTSLFVCRPNFGATRRFLWQRIVGTVVGLVAGWALISLFPGQLIQLSIAVLAGVVFFASRTRHYIVATAAITLLVLCSFNQVGDGFGLIWPRLFDTLVGALIAGLAVMLILPDWQGRRLHRQGAETLIASVRYLREIVSQYIGGKQDDLDYRLARRNAHNADAALSTLLANVRLEPGHFRKDAEVGFRFLGHSHTLLSYLSALGAHRGETRALADDATLRQAAEAIGDDLEAIAGRLRERGTMPALDDAEARGLALQAQAMEESSEERRLLQTQLSLISRQLVALRDAAARLAAQEG